In one Mastacembelus armatus chromosome 19, fMasArm1.2, whole genome shotgun sequence genomic region, the following are encoded:
- the LOC113135898 gene encoding protein FAM13C-like, with the protein MFCFCLQSSLLKLQVDGGPSLAPSPEESPSALDTKEQKSPSGLFEFGEGKEAKILALCHSTPADENSPPEQLHVLSRPPPSPRHQPLTSIHPGQQPLTPDGAPPPSPPHSPYSPQKGSPTGEWGGGESGGGGGALLQLLAGGPSPLPSPRCSSLSHSLRFNSDPDTAPSPPCSQQYILSRAWGDRTSESEHECPSSIPFLSRQIQTLKKKVRRFEDQFEQEMNYKPSHNDKYSNPEMVRVMGELAKARKQLKELRLRKSVFESTDQDGPETSNTCRSDSGHQALEHKQTLEETVESLFRRLREKRQALGLSDNMKEMTQAQMVLEKITLQKCLLYFESVHGRPGTKRERNLVKPLYDRYQMIKRLLCASPTITTIEEEDGSDEDSLSSMTVQELPVPPLHRAARATAGEEDSDRDSDPAFVSPLDEVKAVRQQPALTTSNLHEASRSQLLQCLRETRAEKKTRRKALREFEDEFYRQTGRICQKEDRTPMKEEYQEYKQLKAKLRLLEVLLSKQDVRTTIVKRDQTSACTV; encoded by the exons ATGTTCTGTTTCTGCCTGCAGAGTTCCCTGCTGAAGCTCCAGGTGGACGGGGGCCCCTCGCTGGCTCCGTCCCCAGAGGAGAGCCCCTCTGCCCTGGACACCAAAGAGCAGAAAAGCCCCAGTGGACTGTTCGAGTTCGGAGAAGGGAAGGAGGCGAAGATACTAGCTCTGTGCCACAGCACCCCCGCTGACGAAAACAGCCCGCCAG AGCAGCTGCATGTCCTGAGCAGACCCCCACCGTCCCCCAGACACCAGCCGTTAACCTCCATCCACCCGGGCCAGCAGCCCCTCACCCCTGACGGAGCGCCGCCCCCCAGTCCTCCCCACTCCCCCTACTCTCCGCAGAAAGGCAGCCCCACAGGTGAGTGGGGAGGCGGAGAAAGTGGCGGTGGGGGTGGAgctctcctccagctgctggCGGGCGGCCCCAGCCCCCTGCCCTCCCCTCGCTGCTCCAGCCTCAGCCACAGCCTGAGGTTCAACTCGGACCCCGACACTGCACCGTCACCGCCCTGCAGCCAGCAGTACATCCT ATCTCGAGCTTGGGGGGACAGGACCAGTGAGTCTGAGCACGAGTGCCCGTCCTCTATCCCATTCCtcagcagacagatccagaccCTGAAGAAGAAGGTCCGCAGGTTTGAGGACCAGTTTGAGCAGGAGATGAACTACAAG CCGTCACACAACGATAAATACTCCAACCCTGAGATGGTGCGAGTGATGGGGGAGCTGGCGAAGGCTCGCAAACAGCTCAAAG AGCTGAGACTCAGAAAGTCGGTGTTCGAGTCGACGGACCAGGACGGTCCAGAAACCAGCAACACCTGCAG GTCGGACTCTGGGCATCAGGCGTTGGAGCACAAGCAGACTCTGGAGGAAACGGTGGAGTCTCTGTTCAGGCGCctgagagagaagagacaggCTCTGGGTTTGTCCGACAACATGAAG gagATGACTCAGGCTCAGATGGTGTTGGAGAAGATCACTCTGCAGAAGTGTCTGCTTTACTTTGAGAGCGTGCACGGCCGCCCG gGAACGAAGCGGGAGAGGAACCTGGTGAAGCCTCTGTACGACAGATACCAGATGATCAAACGTTTACTGTGTGCCAGCCCCACCATCACCACTAta gaggaagaggatggtTCTGATGAAGATTCACTGAGCTCGATGACGGTCCAGGAACTTCCTGTCCCACCTCTGCACAGAGCAGCACGAGCAACCGCCGGTGAGGAGGACAGCGACCGGGACAGCGACCCAGCTTTCGTGTCCCCGTTAGACGAAGTGAAAGCTGTCCGTCAGCAGCCTGCTCTCACCACATCCAACCTGCACGAAGCCTCCAG gtctcagctgctgcagtgtctgcgGGAGAcgagagcagagaagaagacGCGGCGTAAAGCTCTGCGGGAGTTTGAGGACGAGTTTTACCGTCAGACTGGAAG GATCTGCCAAAAAGAGGATCGTACTCCCATGAAAGAGGAATACCAGGAATACAAGCAGCTCAAAGCTAAACTGCGGCTCCTGGAAGTCCTCCTCAGCAAACAAGACGTCAGGACGACCAT tGTAAAAAGAGACCAGACCTCAGCCTGTACTGTCTGA
- the asah2 gene encoding neutral ceramidase isoform X2 — translation MVSRKSGCCGVSTLEATLATLFVLMTAVCVTLIALMATWKPPPSPGPQHRPYLIGVGRADITGPPADIPLMGYANPQQTAAGIHTRLYSRAFIIDDGGRRVVFVTADVGMISQRLRLEVLQALQLKYGDLYRQDNVVLSGTHTHSGPAGYFQYTLFMITSKGYIKASIEPLVNGIVKSVDIAHRNMRPGRIYLNRGELDDSSLNRSPHSYLNNPEDERDRYKWNTDKQVLVLKFTDLDGDGIGMLSWFAVHAVSMNYTNQMVSSDNMGYASYLLEQDKNPGALPGQGGFVAGFSSSNLGDVSPNTRGPHCVNTGLPCDYLNSSCPVGGSKMCLASGPGDDMFDSTRIIGHNIYRKAKQLYAGAVEELTGSLHAAHQWVNMTDVTVQINDTHTVSTCKPALGHSFAAGTTDGGGDLNFTQGAVEGDPFWDGIRDALLGQPSNQTQECHHPKPILFSTGEMNWPLPWHPQIVDIQIVTIGSVAVVAVPGEMTTMSGRRLRETVKQELESQGTFRDTQVVIAGLSNVYTHYITTYEEYQVQRYEGASTIYGPHTLSAYLHKYRGLARAIAQDRVSELPVGPQPPFFKQNLFNLVPAAPVDRKPENSSFGDVLQQVYPIYRQGDVVSVTFVAGNPRHSGDIRDKTFITVEIYDNRTETWEVVHTDASWETRFHWLKGSNRQSNATVDWHIPLSASSGSYRIKHFGHYKQMKGLRPVITPYEGTSDVFRVTSSFYYK, via the exons ATGGTGAGCAGGAAGTCAGGCTGTTGTGGAGTTTCCACTCTGGAGGCCACGCTGGCCACCTTGTTTGTCCTCATGACGGCCGTGTGTGTGACGCTCATTGCCCTGATGGCTACCTGGAA ACCTCCTCCCAGTCCAGGGCCTCAGCACCGACCTTACCTAATCGGAGTGGGCCGAGCCGACATCACCGGTCCACCGGCTGACATTCCTCTG ATGGGCTATGCAAACCCTCAGCAGACGGCTGCAGGTATACACACCCGCCTGTACAGCCGAGCCTTCATCATCGACGATGGCGGGCGCAGAGTCGTGTTCGTCACCGCAGACGTAGGAATGATTTCACAGAGGCTGCGACTGGAG gtctTGCAGGCGCTGCAGTTAAAGTATGGGGATCTGTACCGGCAGGACAACGTGGTTCTGAGTGGGACTCACACTCATAGTGGACCGGCTGGATATTTCCAGTACACACTGTTCATGATTACCAGTAAAGGTTACATCAAGGCGTCCATTGAGCCGCTGGTCAACGGCATCGTCAAG AGTGTAGACATAGCCCACCGTAACATGAGGCCTGGCAGGATTTATTTGAACAGAGGAGAGCTGGACGACAGCAGCCTGAACCGAAGTCCTCACTCCTACCTGAACAACCCAGAGGACGAGAGAGACAG GTATAAGTGGAACACAGATAAACAGGTGTTGGTGCTGAAGTTCACTGACTTGGATGGAGACGGAATCGGCATGCTCAG CTGGTTTGCCGTACATGCCGTCAGCATGAACTACACCAACCAGATGGTGAGCAGCGACAACATGGGCTACGCCTCTTACCTGCTGGAGCAGGACAAGAACCCTGGAGCTCTACCTGGACAG gGAGGGTTCGTCGCTGGTTTCTCCTCCAGTAACCTCGGTGACGTCAGTCCGAACACCAGAGggcctcactgtgtgaacaccGGACTGCCCTGCGACTACCTGAACAGCTCGTGTCCTGTGGGCggg AGTAAGATGTGTCTGGCGTCTGGACCTGGAGACGACATGTTCGACAGCACGAGGATCATCGGACACAACATCTACAGGAAAGCCAAG CAGCTGTATGCAGGCGCAGTGGAGGAGTTGACTGGTTCTCTTCACGCTGCTCATCAGTGGGTCAACATGACAGATGTTACTGTTCAGATCAACGACACACACAcg GTCAGCACATGTAAACCAGCTCTGGGTCACAGCTTTGCAGCCGGAACaacagatggaggaggagacCTCAACTTTACTCAGG GGGCTGTGGAAGGTGACCCATTCTGGGACGGGATCAGGGATGCCCTCCTTGGTCAGCCGTCCAATCAGACACAGGAATGTCATCATCCCAAACCGATCCTGTTCAGCACTGGGGAG ATGAACTGGCCTCTGCCCTGGCATCCTCAGATTGTCGACATTCAGATCGTCACCATCGGATCTGTGGCTGTCGTAGCTGTTCCTGGAGAGATGAC caccATGTCAGGGAGGAGGCTACGAGAAACTGTCAAACAG gagcTGGAGTCTCAGGGGACGTTCAGGGACACACAGGTGGTGATTGCTGGCCTCAGTAACGTGTACACTCACTACATCACCACCTATGAAGAGTACCAG GTGCAGCGGTATGAAGGAGCCTCCACCATCTATGGTCCGCACACGCTCAGTGCCTACCTGCACAAGTACCGAGGTCTGGCCAGAGCCATCGCACAA GACAGAGTGTCAGAGCTGCCGGTCGGCCCCCAGCCCCCCTTCTTCAAGCAGAATCTCTTCAATCTGGTTCCTGCAGCGCCCGTTgacagaaaaccagagaacagtAGTTTTGGAGATGTACTGCAGCAGGTTTATCCCATCTACAGACAG ggTGATGTTGTCTCTGTCACGTTCGTAGCAGGAAACCCCAGACACTCTGGAGACATC AgagataaaacatttattactgTGGAGATTTATGACAACAGGACAGAAACCTGGGAGGTCGTCCACACTGATGCATCATGGGAGACCAG GTTTCACTGGCTGAAGGGTTCAAACCGGCAGAGTAACGCCACAGTCGATTGGCACATTCCCCTGTCGGCCTCCAGCGGCTCCTACAGGATCAAACACTTCGGACACTACAAACAGATGAAGGGCCTGCGACCCGTCATCACCCCATATGAAGGCACGTCTGACGTCTTCAGAGTCACCTCCAGCTTTTACTACAAGTGA
- the asah2 gene encoding neutral ceramidase isoform X1, whose translation MVSRKSGCCGVSTLEATLATLFVLMTAVCVTLIALMATWKSHTDPGPTPPPSPGPQHRPYLIGVGRADITGPPADIPLMGYANPQQTAAGIHTRLYSRAFIIDDGGRRVVFVTADVGMISQRLRLEVLQALQLKYGDLYRQDNVVLSGTHTHSGPAGYFQYTLFMITSKGYIKASIEPLVNGIVKSVDIAHRNMRPGRIYLNRGELDDSSLNRSPHSYLNNPEDERDRYKWNTDKQVLVLKFTDLDGDGIGMLSWFAVHAVSMNYTNQMVSSDNMGYASYLLEQDKNPGALPGQGGFVAGFSSSNLGDVSPNTRGPHCVNTGLPCDYLNSSCPVGGSKMCLASGPGDDMFDSTRIIGHNIYRKAKQLYAGAVEELTGSLHAAHQWVNMTDVTVQINDTHTVSTCKPALGHSFAAGTTDGGGDLNFTQGAVEGDPFWDGIRDALLGQPSNQTQECHHPKPILFSTGEMNWPLPWHPQIVDIQIVTIGSVAVVAVPGEMTTMSGRRLRETVKQELESQGTFRDTQVVIAGLSNVYTHYITTYEEYQVQRYEGASTIYGPHTLSAYLHKYRGLARAIAQDRVSELPVGPQPPFFKQNLFNLVPAAPVDRKPENSSFGDVLQQVYPIYRQGDVVSVTFVAGNPRHSGDIRDKTFITVEIYDNRTETWEVVHTDASWETRFHWLKGSNRQSNATVDWHIPLSASSGSYRIKHFGHYKQMKGLRPVITPYEGTSDVFRVTSSFYYK comes from the exons ATGGTGAGCAGGAAGTCAGGCTGTTGTGGAGTTTCCACTCTGGAGGCCACGCTGGCCACCTTGTTTGTCCTCATGACGGCCGTGTGTGTGACGCTCATTGCCCTGATGGCTACCTGGAAATCACACACAG ACCCGGGGCCAACACCTCCTCCCAGTCCAGGGCCTCAGCACCGACCTTACCTAATCGGAGTGGGCCGAGCCGACATCACCGGTCCACCGGCTGACATTCCTCTG ATGGGCTATGCAAACCCTCAGCAGACGGCTGCAGGTATACACACCCGCCTGTACAGCCGAGCCTTCATCATCGACGATGGCGGGCGCAGAGTCGTGTTCGTCACCGCAGACGTAGGAATGATTTCACAGAGGCTGCGACTGGAG gtctTGCAGGCGCTGCAGTTAAAGTATGGGGATCTGTACCGGCAGGACAACGTGGTTCTGAGTGGGACTCACACTCATAGTGGACCGGCTGGATATTTCCAGTACACACTGTTCATGATTACCAGTAAAGGTTACATCAAGGCGTCCATTGAGCCGCTGGTCAACGGCATCGTCAAG AGTGTAGACATAGCCCACCGTAACATGAGGCCTGGCAGGATTTATTTGAACAGAGGAGAGCTGGACGACAGCAGCCTGAACCGAAGTCCTCACTCCTACCTGAACAACCCAGAGGACGAGAGAGACAG GTATAAGTGGAACACAGATAAACAGGTGTTGGTGCTGAAGTTCACTGACTTGGATGGAGACGGAATCGGCATGCTCAG CTGGTTTGCCGTACATGCCGTCAGCATGAACTACACCAACCAGATGGTGAGCAGCGACAACATGGGCTACGCCTCTTACCTGCTGGAGCAGGACAAGAACCCTGGAGCTCTACCTGGACAG gGAGGGTTCGTCGCTGGTTTCTCCTCCAGTAACCTCGGTGACGTCAGTCCGAACACCAGAGggcctcactgtgtgaacaccGGACTGCCCTGCGACTACCTGAACAGCTCGTGTCCTGTGGGCggg AGTAAGATGTGTCTGGCGTCTGGACCTGGAGACGACATGTTCGACAGCACGAGGATCATCGGACACAACATCTACAGGAAAGCCAAG CAGCTGTATGCAGGCGCAGTGGAGGAGTTGACTGGTTCTCTTCACGCTGCTCATCAGTGGGTCAACATGACAGATGTTACTGTTCAGATCAACGACACACACAcg GTCAGCACATGTAAACCAGCTCTGGGTCACAGCTTTGCAGCCGGAACaacagatggaggaggagacCTCAACTTTACTCAGG GGGCTGTGGAAGGTGACCCATTCTGGGACGGGATCAGGGATGCCCTCCTTGGTCAGCCGTCCAATCAGACACAGGAATGTCATCATCCCAAACCGATCCTGTTCAGCACTGGGGAG ATGAACTGGCCTCTGCCCTGGCATCCTCAGATTGTCGACATTCAGATCGTCACCATCGGATCTGTGGCTGTCGTAGCTGTTCCTGGAGAGATGAC caccATGTCAGGGAGGAGGCTACGAGAAACTGTCAAACAG gagcTGGAGTCTCAGGGGACGTTCAGGGACACACAGGTGGTGATTGCTGGCCTCAGTAACGTGTACACTCACTACATCACCACCTATGAAGAGTACCAG GTGCAGCGGTATGAAGGAGCCTCCACCATCTATGGTCCGCACACGCTCAGTGCCTACCTGCACAAGTACCGAGGTCTGGCCAGAGCCATCGCACAA GACAGAGTGTCAGAGCTGCCGGTCGGCCCCCAGCCCCCCTTCTTCAAGCAGAATCTCTTCAATCTGGTTCCTGCAGCGCCCGTTgacagaaaaccagagaacagtAGTTTTGGAGATGTACTGCAGCAGGTTTATCCCATCTACAGACAG ggTGATGTTGTCTCTGTCACGTTCGTAGCAGGAAACCCCAGACACTCTGGAGACATC AgagataaaacatttattactgTGGAGATTTATGACAACAGGACAGAAACCTGGGAGGTCGTCCACACTGATGCATCATGGGAGACCAG GTTTCACTGGCTGAAGGGTTCAAACCGGCAGAGTAACGCCACAGTCGATTGGCACATTCCCCTGTCGGCCTCCAGCGGCTCCTACAGGATCAAACACTTCGGACACTACAAACAGATGAAGGGCCTGCGACCCGTCATCACCCCATATGAAGGCACGTCTGACGTCTTCAGAGTCACCTCCAGCTTTTACTACAAGTGA
- the LOC113135821 gene encoding microfibril-associated glycoprotein 4-like produces MTLDIVDLDQSGPRTDIIIHRPPSCWLKSEMTQQRRSSSSSSLGELWKSVQRYTAGSGSEELSLLGHLSLSMLVVHVTPSNCPLFQLTTAFLLLLAPLVTSCQQVAKPVDCREIQRLDKESNSGVYTIYPVADRSAVQVYCDMDSLGGGWTVFQRRMDGSVNFYRPWDHYKFGFGNAAGEYWLGLDNIYYLTNQKNYELLVDMEDFDRKQVFARYSSFSVGGECGGYQLTVTGFTNGGAGDCLTSHSGFKFSTFDKDQDAWENNCARRYLGAFWYNSCHCTNPNGVYRWGADSTLYAAGASWSMYKGENYSMKTISMKIRPAQ; encoded by the exons ATGACTCTAGATATTGTTGACTTAGATCAGAGTGGACCAAGGACTGACATCATCATCCACAGACCACCATCCTGTTGGCTCAAAAGTGAGATGACCCAGCaaaggaggagcagctcctctaGCTCGTTAGGTGAACTATGGAAGTCCGTGCAG AGGTACACTGCTGGTTCGGGTTCTGAGGAGCTGTCCCTCCTGGGCCATCTCAGTCTCAGCATGTTAGTGG TCCACGTCACACCATCAAACTGTCCTCTGTTCCAGCTGACAACAgcgttcctcctcctcctggctCCACTGGTGACCAGCTGTCAACAGGTCGCGAAACCAGTGGACTGCCGTGAGATCCAACGGCTGGATAAGGAGTCCAACAGCGGCGTGTACACCATCTACCCTGTGGCAGACAGGTCTGCTGTCCAG gtgtaCTGTGACATGGACTCACTAGGAGGAGGGTGGACG GTGTTCCAGAGGAGGATGGACGGCTCAGTGAACTTCTACAGACCCTGGGACCACTACAAGTTCGGCTTTGGGAACGCAGCAGGAGAGTACTGGCTGG GTCTGGACAACATCTACTACCTGACAAACCAGAAAAACTACGAGCTGCTGGTCGACATGGAGGACTTTGATCGAAAACAAGTGTTTGCTCGGTACTCGTCGTTCTCCGTCGGTGGCGAATGTGGCGGATACCAGCTGACGGTGACTGGATTCACCAATGGGGGGGCAG GAGACTGCCTCACTTCTCACAGTGGATTTAAGTTCTCCACCTTCGACAAAGACCAGGACGCCTGGGAAAACAACTGTGCCAGACGCTACCTGGGCGCATTCTGGTACAACAGCTGTCACTGCACAAATCCCAACGGGGTCTATCGCTGGGGGGCCGACAGCACTCTCTATGCTGCTGGAGCTTCTTGGTCCATGTACAAGGGTGAGAACTACTCCATGAAGACCATCAGCATGAAGATCCGTCCTGCGCAGTGA
- the LOC113135558 gene encoding leukocyte cell-derived chemotaxin-2-like codes for MMCQRQEEKYFTWVRLQVPKMRLFIVVFVAVMCVCDGLKFGQLCSGNPDNTRRTSDSWGQGHYGAGRGQRKHEGVDVVCRDGSVVYAPFDVTLHGKVLVYNDPNKAAIDSGIELRGEGLCFKLFYVRPDQTSGSVKKGKRIGVMLPMQSVYPGITSHIHVQMCDKKIDPSPYL; via the exons ATGATGTGTCAGCGTCAAGAAGAGAAGTACTTCACCTGGGTCAGACTCCAAGTTCCAAAGATGAGACTCTTCATCGTCGTTTTCGTGG ctgtaatgtgtgtgtgtgatggcctAAAGTTCGGCCAACTCTGCAGTGGAAACCCTGACAACACTCGGAGGACGTCGGACAGTTGGGGACAGGGACACTACGGAGCTGGACG AGGGCAAAGGAAACATGAAGGTGTGGACGTCGTGTGTAGAGACGGATCTGTTGTCTACGCCCCGTTTGACGTGACTCTCCACGGAAAGGTCCTTGTCTACAACGACCCCAACAAAGCAGCCATCGACAGCGGCATCGAACTGAGAGGAGAAG GTCTGTGCTTTAAGCTGTTCTATGTGAGACCGGACCAAACCTCTGGGTCAGTGAAGAAGGGAAAGAGGATCGGCGTCATGCTGCCCATGCAGAGCGTTTACCCAGGAATCACTTCACACATCCACGTCCAGATGTGCGACAAGAAGATCGACCCCAGCCCGTACTTGTGA
- the LOC113135573 gene encoding leukocyte cell-derived chemotaxin-2-like produces MMCQRQEEKYFTWVRLQVPKMRLFIVVFVAVICVCDGVKFGQLCSGNPDNTRRTSDSWGQGHYGAGRGQRKHEGVDVVCRDGSVVYAPFDVTLHGKVLVYNDPNKAAIDSGIELRGEGLCFKLFYVRPDQTSGSVKKGKRIGVMLPMQSVYPGITSHIHVQMCDKKIDPSPYL; encoded by the exons ATGATGTGTCAGCGTCAAGAAGAGAAGTACTTCACCTGGGTCAGACTCCAAGTTCCAAAGATGAGACTCTTCATCGTCGTTTTCGTGG ctgtaatatgtgtgtgtgatggcgTGAAGTTTGGCCAACTCTGCAGTGGAAACCCTGACAACACTCGGAGGACGTCGGACAGTTGGGGACAGGGACACTACGGAGCTGGACG AGGGCAAAGGAAACATGAAGGTGTGGACGTCGTGTGTAGAGACGGATCTGTTGTCTACGCCCCGTTTGACGTGACTCTCCACGGAAAGGTCCTCGTCTACAACGACCCCAACAAAGCAGCCATCGACAGCGGCATCGAACTGAGAGGAGAAG GTCTGTGCTTTAAGCTCTTCTACGTGAGACCGGACCAAACCTCTGGGTCAGTGAAGAAGGGAAAGAGGATCGGCGTCATGCTGCCCATGCAGAGCGTTTACCCAGGAATCACTTCACACATCCACGTCCAGATGTGCGACAAGAAGATCGACCCCAGCCCGTACTTGTGA